Proteins co-encoded in one Papaver somniferum cultivar HN1 chromosome 5, ASM357369v1, whole genome shotgun sequence genomic window:
- the LOC113279095 gene encoding uncharacterized protein LOC113279095 — protein sequence MNEIISFWLSIWIKNGNWITYYRKSSVWNVIKWVLPEFIENTRWIVGNGAKVSLWNDKWIFDEPICKLFPNHPYIALHPHLKVQDLIVDNSWCFHEDFLQFFNVDQLPVLKEGEDLLIWCNNHFGVFTVSDAINKIRIHQPKLHWYKKIWNSAVLPSTSANVWKIARNVCATEGNLRKKGFQFASRCYICHDGEDNIEHILWKCDFSTSLWNWLSGIFLSHKPNSFENVLKMHKNSNLVIKELWIISSYTAMVELWFLRNAIYYDDEKPVLKKIQLRIARIVHDCEVRLKGVMWGTESYNSLTSKSEK from the coding sequence ATGAATGAGATAATTTCTTTCTGGCTAAGTATATGGATAAAAAATGGAAATTGGATTACCTATTATAGGAAATCCTCTGTGTGGAATGTCATTAAATGGGTTCTTCCAGAATTCATTGAAAATACTAGATGGATAGTTGGTAATGGTGCAAAAGTCTCCCTGTGGAATGACAAATGGATTTTTGATGAACCAATATGCAAGCTATTTCCTAATCATCCTTATATTGCTTTGCATCCTCACTTGAAAGTCCAAGATTTAATTGTTGATAATAGTTGGTGTTTTCATGAAGactttcttcaattcttcaatgtTGATCAATTACCTGTTCTGAAAGAAGGTGAAGATTTACTTATCTGGTGTAACAATCATTTCGGGGTTTTCACTGTTTCTGATGCTATCAATAAAATTAGAATTCACCAGCCTAAATTGCACTGGTATAAAAAAATCTGGAATTCTGCAGTACTCCCTTCAACATCTGCTAATGTTTGGAAGATTGCTAGAAATGTTTGTGCAACAGAAGGCAATCTGAGGAAAAAGGGTTTTCAATTTGCTTCAAGATGTTACATTTGTCATGATGGAGAAGATAATATAGAGCATATACTGTGGAAATGTGATTTCAGTACCAgcttgtggaattggctttcagGTATCTTTTTATCTCACAAACCAAATTCTTTTGAGAATGTTTTGAAAATGCATAAAAATTCTAATCTTGTGATTAAAGAACTATGGATTATCAGTTCTTATACTGCTATGGTTGAATTATGGTTCTTAAGAAATGCAATATACTATGATGATGAAAAGCCTGTgttaaaaaaaatacaattaagaaTTGCTAGAATAGTCCATGATTGTGAAGTTAGACTGAAAGGTGTTATGTGGGGAACTGAATCTTACAATTCTTTAACATCCAAGTCAGAAAAATGA